Proteins from one Cryptomeria japonica unplaced genomic scaffold, Sugi_1.0 HiC_scaffold_281, whole genome shotgun sequence genomic window:
- the LOC131870079 gene encoding UDP-glycosyltransferase 74E1-like, which translates to MISVPFEFPPMDTLEGVENGIEALAKDTGPSEFQRKIKKQNISPPCRRCVLEIFRGRGQGKYMIRKGIRMAEDVKHIKWVLFNSFLEIEAPVDETLSKDVGVYPIGPLIPPEFFHSRTVTKVLPSFWKNDTECLQWLDKQCAHSVIYISFRSLVVLSEKQLEELALGVEATQRPFLWIVRSDLVKASKAILPAGFLERESITMGVSMLCWPYHADQFVNRTYVVDVWKLCLPLHANSQRIIEQGEFVKGVEILLESEQGVEIREEVRKLKIIARDAIKDGGSSWNNFNLFVTAMKRQQNE; encoded by the exons ATGATATCCGTTCCCTTTGAATTTCCACCTATGGATACTCTGGAAGGCGTTGAAAATGGAATTGAGGCATTGGCAAAGGACACGGGGCCTTCC GAattccaaagaaaaataaaaaaacaaaatatcTCCCCTCCATGCCGGCGCTGCGTTCTGGAGATCTTCCGTGGTCGTGGGCAGGGGAAATACATGATTCGGAAAGGGATTCGCATGGCAGAGGATGTCAAGCACATCAAATGGGTCCTCTTCAATTCTTTCTTAGAGATTGAAGCTCCAGTAGACGAAACGTTGTCCAAAGATGTGGGCGTTTATCCAATAGGTCCTCTAATTCCTCCTGAGTTTTTCCATAGCAGGACGGTCACGAAGGTCCTTCCAAGCTTCTGGAAAAATGACACAGAATGCTTACAGTGGTTAGATAAACAGTGTGCTCACTCTGTGATCTACATATCTTTTCGAAGTTTGGTAGTTCTGAGTGAAAAGCAATTGGAAGAACTTGCTCTGGGAGTGGAGGCCACACAGAGACCGTTTCTATGGATTGTACGTTCTGATCTAGTGAAAGCAAGCAAAGCTATTTTACCTGCTGGTTTCTTGGAGCGA GAAAGCATCACCATGGGCGTGTCCATGCTTTGTTGGCCTTACCATGCAGACCAGTTTGTTAACCGCACGTATGTTGTGGATGTGTGGAAATTGTGTCTGCCATTGCATGCGAATAGCCAAAGAATTATAGAGCAGGGGGAGTTTGTGAAAGGTGTAGAGATTTTACTGGAATCAGAACAAGGCGTGGAGATCAGAGAGGAAGTGAGAAAATTGAAGATAATTGCTCGGGATGCAATCAAGGACGGGGGCTCCTCATGGAATAACTTTAATCTATTTGTCACAGCCATGAAGCGACAACAAAATGAATGA
- the LOC131870078 gene encoding UDP-glycosyltransferase 83A1-like, whose translation MAPHALLVPFPAQGHINPMMQLAWKLVSHGFLVTFLNSDSNHNRMLKANTLNSLRDNIRMISVPFQFPAMDTPERLANAMELLEKGMGPSVIDQVVQEINAKEEENKVTCIIANVWMCFGLQPVAMLRKVSLAFFHTGYVSLFAILHITANWVSHGILPSDGIPKEDKTIQYLPSMPPLHPGELHRYWAGEYMFRKGIRMAEEIKHTKWMLFNSFLEIEAPVVETLSKEVGVYPIGPLIAPEFLKCTTSTKVQPSFWKDETECLQWLDKQCARSVIYISFGSSTVLSEKQVEELALGVEATQRPFLWVESITMGVPMLCWPYIADQFLNRMYVVDAWKLGLPLNANSQGILEKGEFVKSVEILLESKQGLEIREESRKLKIIARDVIEEGGSSWNNFNLFVTAMKRPPNE comes from the exons ATGGCTCCTCACGCGCTTCTCGTTCCTTTTCCTGCACAAGGTCACATTAATCCCATGATGCAGCTCGCCTGGAAGCTCGTCTCTCATGGATTCCTTGTCACTTTCCTCAACTCCGACAGCAATCATAACCGTATGCTCAAAGCCAACACTCTAAATTCCTTGCGTGATAACATCAGAATGATATCTGTTCCCTTCCAATTCCCAGCTATGGATACTCCAGAACGTCTTGCAAACGCTATGGAGTTGTTGGAAAAGGGCATGGGGCCTTCTGTAATCGATCAAGTTGTTCAGGAAATAAACGCCAAGGAAGAAGAAAACAAGGTCACCTGTATAATTGCGAACGTCTGGATGTGCTTTGGCTTACAGCCGGTAGCCATGCTCCGTAAAGTTTCCCTCGCCTTTTTTCACACTGGTTACGTTTCACTCTTCGCCATTCTCCACATTACTGCCAATTGGGTCTCGCATGGCATCCTTCCTTCAGATG GAATTCCGAAGGAAGATAAAACAATTCAATATCTTCCCTCCATGCCGCCGCTGCATCCTGGAGAGCTTCATCGGTACTGGGCAGGCGAATACATGTTTCGGAAAGGGATTCGCATGGCAGAGGAAATCAAGCACACTAAATGGATGCTCTTCAATTCTTTCTTAGAGATTGAAGCTCCAGTAGTCGAAACATTGTCCAAAGAAGTGGGCGTGTATCCAATAGGCCCTCTAATTGCTCCTGAGTTTCTCAAATGCACGACGAGCACTAAGGTCCAACCAAGTTTCTGGAAAGATGAGACGGAATGCTTACAATGGTTAGATAAACAGTGTGCCCGCTCTGTGATCTACATATCTTTCGGAAGTTCTACAGTTCTGAGCGAAAAGCAAGTGGAAGAACTTGCTCTGGGAGTCGAGGCCACCCAGAGGCCATTTCTGTGGGTT GAAAGCATCACCATGGGCGTGCCCATGCTTTGTTGGCCTTATATCGCAGACCAGTTTCTTAACCGCATGTATGTTGTGGATGCGTGGAAATTGGGTTTGCCATTAAATGCGAATAGTCAAGGAATTCTAGAGAAGGGGGAGTTTGTGAAAAGTGTAGAGATTTTGCTGGAATCGAAACAAGGCCTGGAGATAAGAGAGGAGTCCAGAAAGTTGAAGATAATTGCTAGGGATGTAATCGAGGAGGGGGGCTCCTCGTGGAATAACTTTAATCTATTTGTCACGGCCATGAAGCGACCACCGAATGAATAA